The nucleotide sequence TAAATTTCTCCTTCCTGCTTTCGGTAATGTTCTAGGTTTGTTGTTTTCCTTACGAAGAACTGGTTAGATGGAGAAGTCAGTAGTTGCGGGAACTCAAGTTATGGTATTAGAACCAATTCACTGCCCTGTGTGTGATGGGATTGAGGTGATCAAACACGGCACAACACCAGACGGCAAACAGCGCTACTTTTGTCAAAACTCAGGATGCCATCGGCGCACCTTTATTTTGCAATACACCTATCAAGGGTATCTGCCTGAAGTCAAGCAACAAATCAGCGATATGGCAATGAATGGGAGTGGGATTCGAGACACTGCCCGTGTCCTTCACATTAGTCCAACGACGGTGATTGAGGAATTAAAAAAAAAGATCGTCAACTCAAAGCCGTGAATGAACTCAAACTGGCTGAGTTGGAACCCGCTCAAAGCATCGTAAAGCTTTGCCAGTGGGAAGATACAGAGGCAGAAGCCGATGAAATGTGGAGTTTTGTCCAGTCTAAAGCCCAGCAACGTTGGTTATGGCATGCAATTGACCATCACAGTGGAAAAATATTAGCTTATGTGTTGGCGACGCATCAAGATGAAGCATTCCTCCAACTCAAAGCGTTATTAGAACCGTTTGGAATTATGCAGTTTTACACAGATGGTTGGGGAACCTATGAGCGGCAGCTTGACCCAAGTCTTCATACCGTTGGCAAACAGAACACGCAGAAGATTGAGCGTAAGCATTTGACTTTACGCACGCGCTTGAAGCGATTAGCTCGCAAAACTATTTGCTTTTCTAAGTCCATTCTGATGCATGACATTGTGATTGGGCTATTTATTAACCGTTATGAGTTTGGTTTTGCTATCTAACCTAAAACAACAAGTCTAGAACACGACCCTGCTTTCTGGTTCCTGCGATGCCCCTCGCTTACGTGTTAATGATATTGGGTTCCCTGGGATATTGAGTTCCCTGGCGTCAACCTAACCTGCGAGATGGGCGACCGGACGCATTACTTTCGAGACGTATAGTCAGGGCAGCAGGATGCCCCTTCAGTCATGGTTGTCGTGGGATGAACTGCGCATCTTAAATGAGCGTTGTTATTGAAGAAATAACAGTTGGGACAGGGAATTTTGGCCGATTGAGTCGTAATTTCTCTCCTTTCTAGCTGTTTGGAAAGCCCCCTGGCTAAAGAGGCCGCGATCGCGCAGAGAATAAAAAAGCCCAAAAAAAGAAGCAAGAATAATTCTGCGATCTCTGAAGTTTGCTTTAACAGCTTTGCTTCATCCAGACTGACTTCGTTATTCCCTGTCTTAACCAGTTCCACCTTAACTGAGTTGGTATTCATGCTCAACTCGCGCTCCACCTTTCATGCCTGACTAAATAATGACGCTCACTGAGGACTATGGACTTAATAACTGGCAATCTGTACGGGCAGGTTTAACTCGACAACCTGATCTGGCAGATCCGGAGGCTAAACCCACCCCTACCGAATCATCCAACTTATAATCATCCAACTTATTTAGTTTCCATTGCTAACCAGACTACTCTGTATCAGTGAAAGACTCTATCTGCCTAAAGAATAGCCTGAATCAGGCTGGAGTTCATCTTTTGATAGATTTTTATAAGCTTGGGCAATGTTTGAATGGCTACAAATGAGATACCCAAAGCTTAAGCAGGAGTGGCAATGATGTTGAATACAAGATTGAATAAAGTCTTTTGCAGTGTGGTATGAGAGGATCGCCCCTTTCCAATGTTCTGGAGACAGCGTCTCAAGATGTGCCATTCCAGGGTTGAGCTTTGGGGCGCGATCATGTAGACAAAGTAAAAATAAATGGCCCTGAATTTAGGTCAGATGCGCTCACCCAGATCTCCAACTTCTTTGAGAAGTTGGAGATCTTTATTTAATTACCATATATTTTAATCCAATATAGCTGTTGGTTTTCATATCTATTCATTGTGTTTATTTATGTTCTACATGCCAGGATATAAAAGTGATTTTCATCAATTATCGCTGTGGGTAGATGTGAAATTATTGTAATTCAAATAATTTGATAATAGCAAATTGATTAAATGCTGACACATTTTATTTTGTCGCCATTTCTCAATTTCCATTCAATTACCATTAATTGTCTTGATTGAGGCGATCATCATGCTGAATACATGGCTTTATTTCGCGACAGATGTTGCGACTGTACATAAAACACCTGCCATTAGCCTGGGATTGGCTCTTTTGGTTGGGTTTATTGCAGCGGTTGGTTTGGGTTCTATCGCCTGGTACAACTCAAAGCGCCCCCTGGGTTGGGAAGATAAAGGACGGCCTGATATTGTTCCAGACATTGATAATTGATAAGTGATGGATCTGTTACAGTTCCTGGTCAAGTCAGGCACAACACTTGAGGTCATGGGTCATCCGTTATAGCTCAATAACAAATGACCAATGAAAGACCACCAAAAATTGAACCAAATGAATCTTGTTTTAGGAGTATGGTATGAGTTCTGACCGAGTTGCAAAAGACACCTATGATCGTGGCATTGTGCCCGCAGAAACGGCTGCCCGTAAAGAACGAGAAGGGGAGAATTACAAGCGGATTCCTGAGTCTGAATCCGATCTGGATACAACGGGTGGTTATATACAACGGGTGGTTATACTGTAGACAAAGAAGGTCTGGTTGACAACTACGCCGTTGAGCCTGAAATGTATTATGAGGTTCCGGGCGATCGCACCCAGATTAAAGAAGCTGAAAAAGCTGCACGGGAACGTGAACTTCAAGACATCAATAACAACGATGAAACGGGTTTGTTGACCGAAACGGAAGATAAACGCGGTAAAGGTTCAGGTATCATCTGAGCATCAGTCACAGGCGCTCTCTAAACCCCTCAGACTTCCGATTTCTTTTTAGAAATCGGAAGTTTTGACATGGCTAAAGTTTTGTGACTAAATTCAACGGTTGCTCTGAACCCTGTACCAGGACTACTGTGATGCTTCGCTCTGGTGGAGTCCACTGCCCTTCACGCCGCACAACTTCCACGGACACAGTTTTACCTTCCTGATATACCCGGTAAGTGGTCGCTGCCCAGGCACCTGTCTGGTAATCAAAACTGTGACCATCATCTTCGTAAAAAGTCCATTCCCCTTCGCCAGGGGCTATTTTTAATGTCAGTTCGGTCACAGGCTGCTGGTTTACATACTGCATGACAGGTTGCATTGGCATGATGGCTCCTGCCTTGAGATACAGGGGCATTCGTTCCAGAGGAGCGTGGGCCAGAATATGAGTGGGTCCCTCAAATTGCTCATGGCTCCACCAGTCATACCAGGTTCCGGCTGGGAGATAGACTGCCCGGTATTCAACACCGGGGCGGTAAATGGGAGCTGCCATTAAAAACGGACCCAGAAATACCTGGTCATGAAGTGCGTAGGTATAAGGGTCGTCAGGATAGTGATATAGCAGAGGACGCAAAATGGGTGCGCCTGTCATTGTGGCTTCCCAGAACAGGCTGTAAAGGTAAGGCAGAAGACGGTAGCGTAGTTCAATGTATTCCCGGCAGATGGACTCGACGCGATCGCCAAACGCCCAGGGTTCATGCTGGTCGGTATGGAGGGCGGAGTGACTGCGCATAAAGGGATACAGCATTCCGACCTGCATCCAGCGGGCAAACATCTCCGGGGTGGCATTTCCGGCAAACCCGCCAATGTCGCACCCGACAAAGGGAACCCCTGACAACCCCATATTGCACAACATGGGCAGGGACATTTCCAGATGCTCCCACAGGGATTGGTTATCCCCCATCCACACCGCAGACCAGCGCTGTACCCCGGCAAACCCGGATCGGGTCAGCACAAAGGAGCGCTCCTCCGGTCGCAACTGCTTCAGTGCTTCACAGGAAGCCTGCACCATATTCAACCCATACAGGTTATGGACCTCGGCATGAATGGTTTGTTCACCAGGAGGACCCTGGGGGGCATCCATGGGAAACCAGATTTTATTGCCATTCTCGCCGAAGGGGCGATCATCTAGGGCAGGCTCGTTCATATCATTCCAGATACCAGCCACCCCTGCCTCTGTCAGTGTTGTATGGTGCTTGCTCCACCATTCCCGCACATCTGCACGCAAGAAGTCGGGAAAGACGGCTTTTTCGGGCCACACATACCCATGAAACAACTCGCCATCCGCCTTTCGCACAAAATAGTCATGTTCCAGTCCCTGATCAAAAATGGGATAGTCAGCTTCAGGTTCATATTTCACCCCTGGATCGACAATGACAACTGTGTGAAACCCATTTGCACTCAAATTAGAAATCAACGCTTTCGGATCAGGAAATCGTTTGCGGTTCCAGGTGAAGACGCGATATCCCTGCATGTAGTCAATGTCGAGATGGATTGCATCGCAGGGGATCTGCCGCTGGCGAAACTCCTGTGCCAGTCCTTTTACAATCGCTTCAGACTCATAACTCCAACGGCACTGGTGGTAACCCAGGGACCATTTAGGTGGCAGGGACATTCGTCCAGTCAGGGCCGTATAGGTCCTTAAAACCTGGGCTGGCTGAGGACCGTAGATGATGTAGTAGTCCAGTTCGGGTCCACGGGTGTGCATTTGCCAGATGTCCGACCTGGTTGCACCCAGATCAAACTGGCTCCAGAAGGTGGAATTCAGAAAAACACCGTAACTCAGTCCAGGACGCAAACTCATAAAAAATGGAATTGCCTGATACATCTCATCGGTCAACGAAGTATAGTCCAGGGCATCAACAGTCCAGTTCGTTTTAATTTCTGCGCGCTTATCGAGAAGTCCGGTGCGTTCGCCAAACCCATAAAAATGTTCATTCGGTTCAATTTGCTTCCAGGTTGAGATTCCGCTGGCTGACCAGCCCATGCCTGAGTCGGTATCTTGAGCAAACCTCTGTCCCTGCCTGTCAAAACAGGCAATCCGGCAGGGATCGAGAGTAATTTGCACGGTCAATTGTTGGGTTTTCAGGGCGATCTCGGCCCGCCCCTCTTCTACCTCAAAAGCCACCTCATCCCACGCAGCATCATCGCGGTTGACTGCCCATGAACGGCGGGGAAGCAAGTCTCCACCGGGTGCAAGGCGTACCCGGATCAGGTCAGGGGCTACTGCGGTAATCAGCAACTTAGAGCCTGAGCAGTAACAGCAAATGCCTCGCTCAGTTATTTCAAAGGATTGCACAGCTTCTAAAGTTGTCCAGGCCTGGGCAATTTTAGGCAGTTTGCCGAAGTATTGCGGCATATCGAAAGTATCCTTACAGGTAACTTTTGCTCCTCAAGCCTACCCCCTTAAAGCATTCTCTAAGCTCCAGCCCGGAAACAATTTCAATTACGAAAGCAAATTTTTACACTACCTGATCGGAAAAACCTGAGAGTATATTGAAGTATAAAATGGCACTCTCCTATCGACCTGCAATGACGAATCAGAACTATGCCAACCAGATTTTGCACAATCGTTCCTTCAAGGGACTGGATCTGACAGGGGCAGATTTTAGGGGATCGGATCTGCGCGGATGTGACTTCACAGGTTCGATTCTGGTTGGAGCGAATTTTGAAGGAGTAAGGACCGGGCAGAGCCAGCGGCAGGTGAAGACCGCGATCGCGGCTGCAATGGTCGGTCCTGCTATCATTATCGGCCTGTGCCTGTCTGTGGTTCAGATTCCGATTAGCATTTTTGGCGATCGCTTTTATCAAGGATTCGATTTCTTACTGAAAGGGCTGCCACTACTGGTTTTATTTCTCGAGGTCTTCTTTCGAGATAGAATTGTCCGGCAATTTCCAAGAACCACAAACTTGATGGGCGTTGTGTCGGTTGCCGCCCTGTTTCAAATCATGGTTGTCCTGACAATTGGGCTTTTCGTTGCCGGTTTGTCCGGTAATGGGGCTGGGATACCAGGATTTTTTCTTTTATTGGCATCTGGCATTTCTGGGGTCGTGACTTACCGTATCTTTCAGTGGGTGCGCCAGTCGATCGGAAGCAGTTGTGGAACTTCTTTTAGAAAAGCAAACTTAACCGATGCCAATCTGAGTCATGCAGTAATTCAAAATACAGATTTTTGCTTTGCGGTATTAACCGCCGTCTGTATCTACCAGTGGAGGGTAAAGCGGCATACAGATTTTTTTCAAATTTACTGCGAGTACCTTTACCTTGAGCCAGCACACCAGAATCGTCACCCTGCCGATGGGAAGTTTCGACCGGGTGAGATAGAACCATTTTTAATGGAAATTGAGGGACAAAACCACACCCAAGACCTCGGAGGTTTCTAAAAACCTCCGAAGTCTGCGCCACCTGACAACCTTCTCCATGTTTGGCCGATCGCATTTCACTGTTTCTTACTTTGGTGTCAATATTTATCCAGAAAATGTCACGGTGGGACTGAAGCAATCCCCGATACCTAGACGTACCCTACGCAATCCTGGTTAGAGCAGTAAAGCAACTGGATTTCCCCCCTTCATTTCCTTACGGAAACGAAAACCCCTCTGCCCTCTGCCCTCTAAGGACACTCAGCCCCAATACATTGGCGCTGACATAGGACCAGACCAAACCAGGCGTTGGGATCCGTCCAGGTTTGAAGGGCCTGAGGGCTTGGGATTCCAGCAGTTCGACGAGAGTGGGCAGGTGGATGAGTACCTGATTTTATCAGGGGACCATCTCTACCGCATGGACTATGCCGATTTTGTCCGCCGTCACCGGGAAACAACGGTGATTTGGTGAGGTGTTTGGTGACCCGCGACGGTAGGGGCGAAGCATTCCGGCAATCACCCTCTGGTTAGTTCGGGGGGGTATTTACCGAATGCTTTGCCCGTACAAGGGTAGTTTCTCAGCTCAGTGGGTTTTCTAGAATATCAGTCACCCTGATTTGAATATCTGGAAGGATAGGGCAGATAATTCTATCACCGTTTTGATAAACGGTTTCTTCGTACAATCCTTCTACTAGCGATAAAACGGTTACTTTATGTTGCTGCGGATCCACAATCCAGTAGGAGAGGATCCCCCTGGCTGCATATTCGGAACGTTTGTAGCGGTAATCCCTCACTTCGTTGGCATGCCCTGGCGAGACAATTTCGATCGCCACTAATGGGGGAGGCATATCCCGTGTGATGGTTCCTCGGGTTTTACCCTCCAGGGCATGGCGGCATTCTTCCCCTAAAACCATCAGGTCAGGTAGTCTTGTTTTTGCCCGTCGCCCGCTCACTTCAATTTCGATCTCCTTGTAGCTCAACCAGGTGAGGGGTAAGAATTTCGCCAGTTGAAACAAGAGCCGCATTGCCACATCACAGTTTTCAAGCGACTCTGGAGGCATCTTGACTAGCTCTCCGTCCACCAGCTCGTAACGGTTATCGGTGCCATCTTCATAGGTCAGGTATTCTTCAAGCGTCAGAATCCTGTCGGGTTGTGAGGCACTCTGAGTCATGGGAGTATTCCCGTTAAGCAGCTTCTGTTACTGTGATTTTAGCGAACGCTGTGCGAGGCAATTTACGATGCCATCAACGCCGTTCATCCATCCCTCTCGTTCCAAGGCTCTGCCTTGGAATGGCAACCCTGGAGGCTCTGCCTCTAGCGCTGATGGAGGCAAAGCCTCTCAATCAGTGTTCCCAGGCTGAGCCTGGGAAACAAGGTAAAAGGGAGTTCAATGGTTGCCACGGTCTACTCATCCCGTAAAGCCTTCAGGTCTTCCTGAGTGAAGGGGGTGCGGCTGGGTGAGCGGCGGAGGCTCTCAATCCAGCCTTGGCGACGTTTTCTACCTTCGCTCCAGTCTGCTTTACCTTGAGTCCAGTTGACGTAAGATTGAAAGTCAGTCATTGCCCCTTTGGCATCCCCCATCATCGCTCTGGCAATTCCTCGGCTGTCACGGTAGTAGGCAATGTTGTCGCTGGGGGCGATCGCTGTGGTAGCCAGGGCAATGGCTTTGTCGCAGGCAAACAGTACTTCTTTAGGAAACCCGTACAGACTGCCATACCAGCAGAGTTCGTCCCAATTATCCACAGATATTTTCACATCTGGATCCAGGGTTTGAGCCTGGTTATAGGCATTCAATGCCTCTTTCACTTTCCCCTGCCTTACTTGTTCATTCCCTGCACTAATCAGCCGCTCTGCCCGTCCCCGGTTGGCAAATTCCTCCACTTTGCGTTGAACATCGAAGGTCAACCTGGGATTCCAGGCTTGCGCCTTGCGGAAACGACTCTCTGCCTCTGCAAGTTTTTCCTGGAATGCCAGATCCTCTCCTTCCTGTACCAGGGTGGCAGCGGCAAATTGGATGATCTGGGGCGATTGACAGCGTTTGAGTTCTTCCAGCACCTCTGGATGGCTTGCCAGGTAGTGATTCAGCCATTCACACGCCTGCGGTAGCAAATTGTCTAAATCCAGTCTCCACAGTTTCACGGTACCGTCAAAACTGGCAGAAGCAATGGTTTTACCATTTGGGCTGAAGCTGACGTCATAAACAGCAGAAGTATGTCCTTTGAGGGTATTTAACTCCTCACCCTCCAGACTCCACAGTTGCACGGTATTGTCTTCACTGGCAGAGGCAATGGTTTTACCGTCGGGGCTGAAGCTGACACCATAGACTTCATCCGTATGCCCCTGGAGAGTGCGTAATTCCCTGCCCTCCAGAGTCCATAACTTCACGGTCTTGTCCCCACTGGCAAAAGCAATGGTTTTACCGTCGGGGCTGAAGCTGACACTATGGACTGCATCCGTATGCCTCTGGAGAGTGCCTAATTCTCTGCCCTCCAGAGTCCACAACTTCACGGTCTTATCCCAACTAACAGAAGCAATGGTTTTGCCATCTGGACTGAAACTGACACCCGTGACACTATCTTTATGGCCCTTGAGCGTGCGCAACTTCCTGCCCTCAAGAGTCCACAGTTTTATAGACCCGTCTCCACTGGCAGAGGCAATGGTTTTGCCATCCGGGCTGAAGCTGACCCCATTAACCGCAGCCATATGCCCCTGGAGAGTGCGCAGTTCCCTGCCCTCCAGGTTCCATAGCTTGATCGTTTTGTCTCCACTGGCAGAGGCAATGGTTTTACCGTCGGGGCTGAAGCTGACCCCATTAACCGCAGCCACATGCCCCTGGAGAGTGCGCAATTCCCTGCCCTCCAGGTTCCACAGCTTGATCGTTTTGTCTCCACTGGTAGAGGCAATCGTTTTACCATCCGGGCTGAAGCTGACACTATTGACCCAATCTCTATGCCCTTTAAGAGTACGCAACTCTCTACCATCATCAAGGCTCCACAGCCGCATTGTACGGTCCCGACTGGCGGAGGCGATGGTCTTACCATCCGGGCTGAAGCTAATACCCAAAATGGCGGCCGCATGTCCTTTGAGGACACGTAACTCTTTACCATCCAGAGTGAACAGCCTGACTGTAAATTCCTGACCAACCGTCGCGATCGTCTTACCGTCGGGACTGAAGTCAACCCCATAGAGTCCATAGTACCCCTCAAAAGTGCTGATTGGCCTACCATCCAGATGCCAGAACTTTACAGTTTTGTCCTCGCTGGCAGAGGCAAGGGTCTTGCCATCGGGACTGAAGCGGACATCGTAGACCTTCGCTTTATGCCCTTTGAGCGTGCGCAACTCTCTACCCTCTAAACTCCATAGCTTCACAGTTTTGTCTGCGCTGGCAGAAGCAAGGGTTTTGCCATCGGGACTGAAGCTGATGCTATAAACAGCATCTGTATGCCCCTGGAGGGTATGCAACACTTTGCCTGCTAAACTCCACAGTTTGATGGTTTTGTCCCAACTGGCGGAAGCAATCGTTTTGCCATCGGGACTGAAGCGGACCCGACTAACCGCAGCCGGATGCCCCTGGAGGGTAAGAAAATTCCTGCCATTCCGATTCCACAATTTCACGGTACCGTCCCAACTGGCGGAGGCAAGGGTCCTGCCATCGGGACTGAAATGGACGCTGCTGACCCCAGCAGTATGCCCTTTGAGGGTATGTAACTCCCTGCCCTCCCGGCTCCAAAGCTTCACGGTACCGTCCCAACTGGCGGAGGCAATGGTTTTGCCATCTGGACTGAAACTGACACCTGCAACAACAGAATTATGACGGCTTAGCCTGTTTTGTTCGCTGACCTCAAACAGAGCCTGTTGCAGAAGAGAATTTGCGTTCAGAGGGCTGGTTGCCTCTGGGGTCAATTGTTCCGTCCGCTCCACAAGCTTGAAACTTTCCAATAAAGCGTCCAAAGTCCGTCCTGAAGTCAGCAGCACATCAGCAGACTTTGCCAGGATCTGCATTTCGTTGGCTTCAATCTGTCGCTTCTGCTTCTCTACTCGTTGAGCTGACCAGATCGCCGTGACTGCCAGTACCGCCAGTCCCAGTCCGGCAAGGACGGAGGCAAATAGTGCCCGCTTCAGAAACCGATTCAGTTTTGCCTCGCCCTGTTTCCGTTGTTCCCGTTCCTGCTCCAGTTCCGCCATTAATCGACTCAGGCGGGATTCCTGCTGCTGGCGAATGAAGGCAGCGAGATAGTCATGGACCAGTTGGTAGCGGTCTTCTGGGGTTTCTGGTAGCAGCAGCACCAGACCAGAATCGACAAAGATACGCAACACCAGATCGAGGGATTGATCCGTTCCAACCCGGTGGAAGGCAAATTCCTGTAATTCCTTCTGTAACTCGGCGCGGGTTTTCAGGGGACGGGTGCCCTTCTCATCCGTCAGCAGGTACAACACCAGATCTGCTACCTGCTGGTTTTCCTGACCGCAACTGTTGACCACCGTTTGCAGATAGCGTTCCACCAGGGTTTCCTTGGGCTGGTTCCCCAGTGCCCGGTACTGCGCCAGGGTTGTGATCTGGTCTTCCTGGAGTTGTGCCCCCACCACCTGAAGTTCGATCGGGCGCACCTCGCCTAATTCACTGGCTAAGTCCTGGACCAGTTGCTCCACCAGATCTGGTTCCAGGTAAAAGCGGGCACGCTTCGTCAAATCCTGGATAATGGCGCGGGTATCGGCAGCGGAAAAGTTGCCCAGGTAATAGCGCACATTCTGGCTCAGGATGTCGATTCCGGCAGTTTCGATCGCTCCCAATCGACCACATTCCAGCAGGAAATGGAGGTAATCTTCCCGCAGGGACAGAATCACCTTGACCGATAGAACCTGCATACAGCCCGCCAGAAACTCGAAGAAGGGGCGGCGCTGCTCCGGTCTGGGATAGATGAAGAAGAACTCTTCAAACTGATCAAAGATCAGAATCGATCGCAGGTGCCGCTGCTCCAGTTGGCGCAACCTGTCTAAAAGGGTTGCAACCGTCGGTTCTGGTGGCTCAGGGGAAGCCTCTCCCACCCCTGCCGGAAGTCGCTGGTCTAACTCCTCAACCCAGTGGGTGTAGACCCGCAGAACGATTGGTAAATTTTGCTGGTAGCCGATCGCCTGTTGCTTCAGGGCAGGCACCAGCCCCGCATTCACCAGGGAACTTTTGCCTACCCCCGAATTGCCGTGTAACACAATCAGCCGGTAATCGTTGCGTCCAATCCGTTCAATCAGCTGGTTCAGGTCCTGCTGCCGCCCCGCTGCCGCAATTTCGGGGGCAACCATCCCCTCCGGACGCCCAGGCATCTGCCCGGTTTCCAGCTTTTCCGGATTGATTGCCTCCCGCTTTGGATGCAACCGCCCTGCCCCCACAAATGCCCGAATTCCGTACTGCTGCTCAATCGACAGCCGCTCTCGCTTGACTTCAAACGCCTTCAGATACTCTTTCTGATCAAAGTAAAGCTCTCCCAGGGTTTCCAGAATATGGCGGTAGATGGTGGGTTGTCCCTGATCGCCCAGTGCCCTGGCTTCCACCAGATGGGCGATCGCCGCCTGGGGTTTGCCCAGCTTCCGCTCTGCCC is from Leptothermofonsia sichuanensis E412 and encodes:
- a CDS encoding IS1 family transposase (programmed frameshift) encodes the protein MVLEPIHCPVCDGIEVIKHGTTPDGKQRYFCQNSGCHRRTFILQYTYQGYLPEVKQQISDMAMNGSGIRDTARVLHISPTTVIEELKKDRQLKAVNELKLAELEPAQSIVKLCQWEDTEAEADEMWSFVQSKAQQRWLWHAIDHHSGKILAYVLATHQDEAFLQLKALLEPFGIMQFYTDGWGTYERQLDPSLHTVGKQNTQKIERKHLTLRTRLKRLARKTICFSKSILMHDIVIGLFINRYEFGFAI
- the psb35 gene encoding photosystem II assembly protein Psb35 → MIEAIIMLNTWLYFATDVATVHKTPAISLGLALLVGFIAAVGLGSIAWYNSKRPLGWEDKGRPDIVPDIDN
- a CDS encoding glycoside hydrolase family 31 protein yields the protein MPQYFGKLPKIAQAWTTLEAVQSFEITERGICCYCSGSKLLITAVAPDLIRVRLAPGGDLLPRRSWAVNRDDAAWDEVAFEVEEGRAEIALKTQQLTVQITLDPCRIACFDRQGQRFAQDTDSGMGWSASGISTWKQIEPNEHFYGFGERTGLLDKRAEIKTNWTVDALDYTSLTDEMYQAIPFFMSLRPGLSYGVFLNSTFWSQFDLGATRSDIWQMHTRGPELDYYIIYGPQPAQVLRTYTALTGRMSLPPKWSLGYHQCRWSYESEAIVKGLAQEFRQRQIPCDAIHLDIDYMQGYRVFTWNRKRFPDPKALISNLSANGFHTVVIVDPGVKYEPEADYPIFDQGLEHDYFVRKADGELFHGYVWPEKAVFPDFLRADVREWWSKHHTTLTEAGVAGIWNDMNEPALDDRPFGENGNKIWFPMDAPQGPPGEQTIHAEVHNLYGLNMVQASCEALKQLRPEERSFVLTRSGFAGVQRWSAVWMGDNQSLWEHLEMSLPMLCNMGLSGVPFVGCDIGGFAGNATPEMFARWMQVGMLYPFMRSHSALHTDQHEPWAFGDRVESICREYIELRYRLLPYLYSLFWEATMTGAPILRPLLYHYPDDPYTYALHDQVFLGPFLMAAPIYRPGVEYRAVYLPAGTWYDWWSHEQFEGPTHILAHAPLERMPLYLKAGAIMPMQPVMQYVNQQPVTELTLKIAPGEGEWTFYEDDGHSFDYQTGAWAATTYRVYQEGKTVSVEVVRREGQWTPPERSITVVLVQGSEQPLNLVTKL
- a CDS encoding pentapeptide repeat-containing protein; this translates as MALSYRPAMTNQNYANQILHNRSFKGLDLTGADFRGSDLRGCDFTGSILVGANFEGVRTGQSQRQVKTAIAAAMVGPAIIIGLCLSVVQIPISIFGDRFYQGFDFLLKGLPLLVLFLEVFFRDRIVRQFPRTTNLMGVVSVAALFQIMVVLTIGLFVAGLSGNGAGIPGFFLLLASGISGVVTYRIFQWVRQSIGSSCGTSFRKANLTDANLSHAVIQNTDFCFAVLTAVCIYQWRVKRHTDFFQIYCEYLYLEPAHQNRHPADGKFRPGEIEPFLMEIEGQNHTQDLGGF
- a CDS encoding sugar phosphate nucleotidyltransferase — protein: MGFQQFDESGQVDEYLILSGDHLYRMDYADFVRRHRETTVIW
- a CDS encoding Uma2 family endonuclease — its product is MTQSASQPDRILTLEEYLTYEDGTDNRYELVDGELVKMPPESLENCDVAMRLLFQLAKFLPLTWLSYKEIEIEVSGRRAKTRLPDLMVLGEECRHALEGKTRGTITRDMPPPLVAIEIVSPGHANEVRDYRYKRSEYAARGILSYWIVDPQQHKVTVLSLVEGLYEETVYQNGDRIICPILPDIQIRVTDILENPLS
- a CDS encoding WD40 repeat domain-containing protein, producing MHDPVDAQEMIVHNQQALEELAWAIESSAGKFSLILARCNYGKLRDRLVQQLHQICTVPLQEITLHPSSQTLYTTIRDALGNEPAGGVLVFGLETVHDLDRLLSLTNQVREEFRTHFPFPLVLWVTDEIHQKLMRLASDFESWATTTEFTIPPAALLASLQQGVSHLFAYLLQEKPEFSFTDLLSQVKEVGFLHRRELNAALQELQSGQIGLEPELQADLAFLQGVWVEDDGEAVPHLAQSLTFWQSREEAGKTPNPPATTISHQLKRGLILYFLGRRGYNLLDQTSKQTTDWEPIKTHLHQAIARFEQANRPDLVAKCLNRLMRLLNRQQHWSEVETLARRSLDLQAVAPSRFRLVYAQGFLTEAMLRQDRAAEAYDLAQQVLETVKTLPPESQWLRPLYLLYLAWAERKLGKPQAAIAHLVEARALGDQGQPTIYRHILETLGELYFDQKEYLKAFEVKRERLSIEQQYGIRAFVGAGRLHPKREAINPEKLETGQMPGRPEGMVAPEIAAAGRQQDLNQLIERIGRNDYRLIVLHGNSGVGKSSLVNAGLVPALKQQAIGYQQNLPIVLRVYTHWVEELDQRLPAGVGEASPEPPEPTVATLLDRLRQLEQRHLRSILIFDQFEEFFFIYPRPEQRRPFFEFLAGCMQVLSVKVILSLREDYLHFLLECGRLGAIETAGIDILSQNVRYYLGNFSAADTRAIIQDLTKRARFYLEPDLVEQLVQDLASELGEVRPIELQVVGAQLQEDQITTLAQYRALGNQPKETLVERYLQTVVNSCGQENQQVADLVLYLLTDEKGTRPLKTRAELQKELQEFAFHRVGTDQSLDLVLRIFVDSGLVLLLPETPEDRYQLVHDYLAAFIRQQQESRLSRLMAELEQEREQRKQGEAKLNRFLKRALFASVLAGLGLAVLAVTAIWSAQRVEKQKRQIEANEMQILAKSADVLLTSGRTLDALLESFKLVERTEQLTPEATSPLNANSLLQQALFEVSEQNRLSRHNSVVAGVSFSPDGKTIASASWDGTVKLWSREGRELHTLKGHTAGVSSVHFSPDGRTLASASWDGTVKLWNRNGRNFLTLQGHPAAVSRVRFSPDGKTIASASWDKTIKLWSLAGKVLHTLQGHTDAVYSISFSPDGKTLASASADKTVKLWSLEGRELRTLKGHKAKVYDVRFSPDGKTLASASEDKTVKFWHLDGRPISTFEGYYGLYGVDFSPDGKTIATVGQEFTVRLFTLDGKELRVLKGHAAAILGISFSPDGKTIASASRDRTMRLWSLDDGRELRTLKGHRDWVNSVSFSPDGKTIASTSGDKTIKLWNLEGRELRTLQGHVAAVNGVSFSPDGKTIASASGDKTIKLWNLEGRELRTLQGHMAAVNGVSFSPDGKTIASASGDGSIKLWTLEGRKLRTLKGHKDSVTGVSFSPDGKTIASVSWDKTVKLWTLEGRELGTLQRHTDAVHSVSFSPDGKTIAFASGDKTVKLWTLEGRELRTLQGHTDEVYGVSFSPDGKTIASASEDNTVQLWSLEGEELNTLKGHTSAVYDVSFSPNGKTIASASFDGTVKLWRLDLDNLLPQACEWLNHYLASHPEVLEELKRCQSPQIIQFAAATLVQEGEDLAFQEKLAEAESRFRKAQAWNPRLTFDVQRKVEEFANRGRAERLISAGNEQVRQGKVKEALNAYNQAQTLDPDVKISVDNWDELCWYGSLYGFPKEVLFACDKAIALATTAIAPSDNIAYYRDSRGIARAMMGDAKGAMTDFQSYVNWTQGKADWSEGRKRRQGWIESLRRSPSRTPFTQEDLKALRDE